CGAGTGCATTGCGCGCATAGGTGCGGTAAAGCGCATCGGCACGCACCGGGGCTTTCAGCGCCTGCGGAAGACGCCGCAGCCGGTTCAGAAACCGGCGCAGCGCCGAACCGGCGCCTTTCGTCACGAGGTCGCCTCGTCGAGCCCTCGCAGAAATCCGAGATGTTTTTCGCGCCGCGCGGCGTTGAACAGGACATGCGGAAGGAGAAGCTTGGCGCGGGCGCGCATCCGCTCCTTTTCGACATCGAGCGGCACACCATGCTTGCGCATCACATAGACCAGAGAGCGCCCCATCGCTTCGCCCTTGAGGCGGCCGATCCGCGCCGAACGTTCGGTCGAAGTGCCTTGTGCGTGCTCGATCACGGCGGCGGCGGCAAGACGCAATTCGACGCCGATCTGCTGCAGACGCAGGCTGAAATCGTCGTCCTCGTGGAAGAGGAATATTGCGGGATCGAAACCGCCGATCTTCTGCCAGTGCTCGCGGCGGACAAGAATACAGGCGCCGGACAGCACCGGGATACTGCAGTCCCCATCCGGCAGCGCCCCACCGAAACGCCCGAACTGCGGCAGAAGACGCGATCTCCGGCGGAACAGCTGTTTGCCGCGCGAATACATACGGGGATTGAAGGCGGCGTTCGGGTTTCGCTCCGCGGCGGCGACCAGCGCCTCAAGCGCGCCGGGACGGAAGCGAATGTCAGGATTGGCAAAAATCAGAAAGCGCGTTTCGGCGGCTTCGCCGCCGGTATTGCAGGCCGCGCCATAGCCGAGATTTTTGGGCAATCTGACGACGGAGGCTCCAGCCCGTTCGGCGATCTCGGCCGATCCGTCGGAGCTGGCATTGTCGACGACGATCCGTGTTACGCCCTCGGGTATGCTCTCCAGAAATCCGCGCAGCGTCGATGCGCTGTTATAGCTGATGCCGACAACGGACACGTTCGCGGTCATGTCGGTGCGGCCTCCTGCACCAGGCGGCGCACGATATCGGCGCAGGACAAACGCCAATCGGGCGCGCGCCAGCCGTAGACGCGCGCGAGCTTGTCCGTCGACAGCCTGGAATTGGCCGGACGCTTCGCCTTGGACGGATATTCCGCGGTTGAAATGCGTTGCACAGCCGCAAAGGGGCCGCCCGCCGAGCGGCTTTCGACAAAGATGTTTTCGGCAAAACCGGCCCAGCTCGTCGATCCGGTTCCAGCGAGATGGAATATTCCGAACTTGTCAGCCGAGGGCATGGCAGCCAGCGCGCGAGCAATGTGCAGAATGCCGTCGGCGATATCGAGCGCCGAAGTCGGATTTCCAAATTGATCGCAAACAACACCGATGCTGGAGCGGGTCTGGGCCTGCGCGAGCATGGTCTTCACGAAGTTTCTGCCGAAAGGGCTGTAAGCCCAAGCAGTTCGTAAAATGACATGCTTGGGGTTCGCGTCCGCGACCGCAACTTCTCCGGCAAGCTTGGTTCTTCCATAGGCAGATTGCGGACCGACCGGATCATCCTCCAGATAGGCTCCCGCCTTGTCACCTGAAAATACGTAATCCGTGGAAAGATGAACTACAGGAACGCCGAGTTCGGCCGCGGCTTTGGCCGCGGCTCTGGCGCCGCCTGCATTGACAGTCAGCGCCATGTCGACATCGTCCTCCGCTTGGTCGACAGCGGTATACGCTGCAGCAGACACAACAAGATCCGGTTTGCGCTCACGAATCGCCGCCATCACCGATTCCGGCTTTACGAGATCGAGTTCGGGCCGACCGACGGTCTCCATAACGATGTTAGGGCGCCCTCGCGCCTGTTCCACAAGACTGCGCGCAATCTGTCCCTCGCGCCCTGTGACGAGGATTTTCATTTCGTCCCCGCACCCATCAAACCGAGCCGTTCGCCGGCATAGCGGCGATCGAGGATCGGGCGCCACCACCATTCATTGGCGAGATACCAATCGATCGTCTTGCCGAGGCCGCTTTCGAAATCCTCCTGCGCCGTCCAGCCCAGCTCGCGCTCGGCTTTCGCCGGATCGATGGCATAGCGGCGATCATGCCCCGGCCGGTCGGTGACGAATTCGAGGAGATCGCGATGAGAACCGCTCGCGCGCGGGCGCTTTACGTCCAGAAGATCGCAGATGCGCTCGACGACCTGGAGGTTGGTGCGCTCGCTGCGTGCGCCGATATTGTAACTCTCGCCGGGCACGCCCTTCAGCGCGACCGCTTCAAGCGCGCGCGCATGATCGTCAACATAAAGCCAGTCGCGCACATTCCGTCCCCGGCCGTAGACCGGAATTTTGCGGCCGTGCAACGCATTCAGAATGGCGAGCGGGATCAGCTTCTCCGGGAAGTGAAAAGGCCCGTAATTGTTCGAGCAGTTCGAGAGGACTGCCGGAAGCCCATACGTGTGATGCCAGGCGCGGACAAGATGATCGGAAGCCGCCTTCGACGCCGAATAGGGCGATGAGGGCGCATAGGGCGTTTCCTCTGTAAATACGCCCTCATCGAACGGAAGATCGCCGAACACCTCGTCGGTTGAGACGTGATGAAAACGGAACCTGTCCTTTGCTGCAGCCGGAAGGCCGCGCCAATAGTCGAGCGCGGCAGCAAGCAGCCGGAATGTCCCGCTTACATTTGTTTCGATAAAGGCGGCGGGCCCGTCGATGGAACGATCCACATGGCTCTCGGCCGCGAGATTCATGACGATATCGATCTTCTCGGCTTTCAGAAGATCGAGAACTTTCGCCTGATCGCCGATATCGCCTTCGACAAACCGATAATTGGGCGCATTGCCGATCGACGACAGCGAGGCGAGATTGCCCGCGTAAGTCAGCTTGTCGAGGTTGACGATGCGATGCTGGCTTTGCCCGACGAGGAGGCGGCAGACCGCCGATCCGATGAACCCGGCGCCGCCTGTGACGAGAATGTTCATGGCCGCATGCCCCACCTAATCGAAGAGTTCGGCTTGGGCAAAAAATGGCGCGGCGCGATCCTTACCCGACATCTGCGCGTCATCGACGGGGATCGGCCAGGCTATGGCGATATCGGGATCGTTGTAGCGGATCGCGCGGTCGAGCTGCGGCCTG
Above is a window of Terrihabitans soli DNA encoding:
- a CDS encoding glycosyltransferase family 2 protein, with the protein product MTANVSVVGISYNSASTLRGFLESIPEGVTRIVVDNASSDGSAEIAERAGASVVRLPKNLGYGAACNTGGEAAETRFLIFANPDIRFRPGALEALVAAAERNPNAAFNPRMYSRGKQLFRRRSRLLPQFGRFGGALPDGDCSIPVLSGACILVRREHWQKIGGFDPAIFLFHEDDDFSLRLQQIGVELRLAAAAVIEHAQGTSTERSARIGRLKGEAMGRSLVYVMRKHGVPLDVEKERMRARAKLLLPHVLFNAARREKHLGFLRGLDEATS
- the rfbD gene encoding dTDP-4-dehydrorhamnose reductase, coding for MKILVTGREGQIARSLVEQARGRPNIVMETVGRPELDLVKPESVMAAIRERKPDLVVSAAAYTAVDQAEDDVDMALTVNAGGARAAAKAAAELGVPVVHLSTDYVFSGDKAGAYLEDDPVGPQSAYGRTKLAGEVAVADANPKHVILRTAWAYSPFGRNFVKTMLAQAQTRSSIGVVCDQFGNPTSALDIADGILHIARALAAMPSADKFGIFHLAGTGSTSWAGFAENIFVESRSAGGPFAAVQRISTAEYPSKAKRPANSRLSTDKLARVYGWRAPDWRLSCADIVRRLVQEAAPT
- the rfbB gene encoding dTDP-glucose 4,6-dehydratase — encoded protein: MNILVTGGAGFIGSAVCRLLVGQSQHRIVNLDKLTYAGNLASLSSIGNAPNYRFVEGDIGDQAKVLDLLKAEKIDIVMNLAAESHVDRSIDGPAAFIETNVSGTFRLLAAALDYWRGLPAAAKDRFRFHHVSTDEVFGDLPFDEGVFTEETPYAPSSPYSASKAASDHLVRAWHHTYGLPAVLSNCSNNYGPFHFPEKLIPLAILNALHGRKIPVYGRGRNVRDWLYVDDHARALEAVALKGVPGESYNIGARSERTNLQVVERICDLLDVKRPRASGSHRDLLEFVTDRPGHDRRYAIDPAKAERELGWTAQEDFESGLGKTIDWYLANEWWWRPILDRRYAGERLGLMGAGTK